From the bacterium genome, the window CGTCATGGGTTAGTTTGTCAAAAAGTGCTGTTTGGATATTTTTTTCACGGCGGAAGAAAAAATAAGCGATTCCCCAGCCCAGGGTAAACATAAAAATGAATTCCACGATGAACACCTCACTTGATTTCGAATAACTTGATTTTCGCACAACCGCAATGTTTGGGATAGTCATTTAGCAGGGGCACGGTGTGATGCAGCGCCTGCGGAGATATAATTCCCCCTTTTGAGTTTAGTTTTTTGACAGCCTTGACCGATACTATCGATGTTTCAAGGCATTTTGTTGAAATGATGTGTCTTTGTATGCTTTGGGTATTTTTCAAGGAGTCATGATGCCAAAGATTTTAATTGTTGACGATGATGAAGTCGCATTGGCCACAGCAGGGAAGATACTGGAGAACTGCGGCTATTCAATTGATTTGGTTCAGAACCTATGCGAGGCAAAACAGCGCATCTCTCAGACCGAGTATTCGGCGGTGATAACCGATATGAATATGCCGGATGCCAAAGAGACCTCAGCGATTGAGGTCTTGCACCAGCTCAAGTGTAACCTGGAAATTATTGTGGTTTCCGGTTATGGGACATTGGATGTTGCGGTTAAATGTATGCGTGCCGGTGCCAGTGATTTTCTGATCAAACCGGTATCACGCAATGAACTGGTTGATGCAATTGAGCGCGCTGTGGGACGCAAGGAAATCTCCCGGGAAAATGTGATGCTGCGCGGACTCAATGAGATGAAGGATAAATTTCTCACCTTAGTCTCACATGAATTGCGCACGCCGTTGACTCTGATTTACGGGTATCTCACCATTTTGCAGCGCCAGAGCGCCTCATTGAGTACGGATCAGGTGGATTTGCTTCAAATTATTATGAAATCCAGTAAACAGTTGATCAACATTGTAAACAATATCCAGACCATTGCGCAGGCGGATTCCGGGGAAATGAAGATCCATGTTCAGTCGGTGCTGCCCAGAAAACTGCTGGCAGATGTCTTGGCAGAGATGAAGGCGTCTATCAGTCAGCGCAATTTGGATATTCAGTTGGAAGCAGGCAAGGAACTGGAACCTTTTGCCGGGGACCCCATTCGTTTACATCAGGTGATTTCCGAATTGGTCCAAAATTCCATTCGTAATACTGAGGATGGCGGCCGGATTATTCTGGGCACGTTTAAGCGCGGGGAAAAAATTATCTTGTGGGTACGCGACACTGGCATCGGCATCCCGGCGGAAGAGCAGAGTAAAATTTTTGAACCTTTTTATGAAGTGGCCGATGTTAAGCAACATACCAGCAGTAATTCCCGTTTCGGCGGCGGCGGTATCGGGATCGGACTGCCGCTGGTCAGGCGGGTAGTGGAGGCACATGGCGGGACGATTGAACTGGACTCGACGCCCGGCCGAGGGACCACCATTGAGCTGTTCATGCCGGTTGGCACTATTGCGCAGAACACACCTGAATTTACCGACAAATTAGATTAATTTTTTTTCATTCTTGTTTAAATGAAGTAATCCAGTACGTGATAATGCCGGTTTTTTTAAAAAACAAGCATTCCAACCGGCATAGCAACAGGATGTTTTGTGAATTAGGTCAGTAGTGATTTTTTTCGTTTGTTATTCTTATAACTCCTTTTCAAATTGTCAGATGAGTTTTTTCATGCTAGAATCGCCCGATTTTACAGACAAGGATGGCAGGTCATGGCATTGCGTGTGTTGCTTATCGTTGGTTTACTGGTTTTTTTAAGTTTGGTTTATATCGGGCTGGCTTTTGTCATGGCACTGATGCCGGGCAAAATCGTCTCGACTGTGACGCCGGCAGATTTTGGCATGAGCTATGAACGTGTGACACTCGATACTGAAGACGGACTCCAGTTGACCGGGTGGTTTATCCCCAATCCGGTATCCACTGCGGTGATCATGGTGGGACATGGGTATCCTTATGACAAGGGCAACATTTTCCCCAGTACAAGGTTTTTAGCCGGGCATTTCAATTTATTTTATTTCGATTTTCGCTATTTTGGCGAGAGCCAGGGAAAATTCACCACATTTGGTCTGGATGAACGCAAGGATATCGCGGCGGCCATGACTTATCTTAAGCAGCGACCGGGAATTGATGCCGGCCGGATCGGGCAGTTTGGATTTTCTCTTTCCGCAGCCGCCTTTATTCAGGCGCATCATTCGGATGTGCAAGTCATGGTGCTTGATGCGCCGTTTCTAAGTCTGGATGCCATGATTCGGGACCATTACCGCTATTTGATCGGACCCTTGAAATTACCGTTTGTAGTAGTCTCGAAAGTGTATGGCAGGATTTTTTTAAAACGCAATGTCGACCAAGCTTCTGCGTTTCGGGAGATTGACGGACTGATTTGTCCGGTGCTTTTTATTCACGGTGAGAAAGACAGTCAGATTCCGGCCTGGCATTCAAAAAAATTGTACGAAGCCTGTTCGGCGAAGGAAAAGGATTATTGGTTGGTCCAAGATGCTGACCACGGCGAGACCCTGGTCCGCGATAAAGCTGTGTACCAACAGCGTGTCAGTGATTTTTTTAAAAAATATTTGGATGTGGAGGCGAAGTGATGCAAAGCCAGATGGACGCAAGCACGATCACGCTTAGCAAATTGGAAGCTGTTATTTTTGATATGGATGGTGTGATCATCAATGGCATGCCGTATCATGCACAAGCCTGGCAGGAAACATTTCGCTCGGTGGGGTTGGAGATTACGCCGGAAGAGGTCTATGAACGCGAGGGTGAGGCCGGACCGGCAGCGGTGACGCATTTTTTGAATGAACGCGGCATAAATGCGACGCTGGAACAAGTCAAAGAAATGATCCGAAAAAAAGAGACACGGTATAAAGAAATTGCCCGGGTCGAGGTTTTTGCCGGAGTGCGCGATTTTCTCGATGCCCTGCATGCGCAGGGGAAAAAACTTGCCCTGGTCACCGGCACGGCACGGCATGAACTGGAGATCAGCCTGCCGGAGGATATCAAACAACGGTTTGAGATTATTATTACCGGGGATGCGGTCACGCGGGGAAAACCTGATCCGGAACCTTATCTTAAATCTTTGACTGCACTGGGGATTACACCTGATCAGGCGATTGTGATTGAAAATGCGCCCTTGGGTATCCGGTCAGCCAATGCAGCCGGCATGCGTTGTCTGGCAGTGGAAACATCGCTGTCTTGTGAACGTTTGACCGGCGCACTGCGTTGTTTTGACACGATTCAGGCATTGGCGGCATTTTTACTTTCAACCTGATTTTGTGAAAGTTGTTGACCGGAGACGACCTGTCGGGAGTTTTATTAAATAGTCGATACTGAAAAAATGTCTTTTCGGTCATTACGGGCATAATACTCAAAAAATTAATACTTTTTGAGTATTATGCCCGTAATGACTATTGTTGTTTTTTCAGGATTGGATATTTGCCAGTATTTATTATTTTTTTTAGGCTATTGTAAAGAAACGGGAATTCCATCATGAAATTCTTGGGTTGCCAAAGAAATCTGCTTATTTTATAATCCTATTTAGTAAAACATGGTTATTTCAAGGGCGAAAATATACGATAATTTTACACGTATAATGTTTGAAAATCGAACCAATCCAACAATAACATTATAAAATAATGGTTTTTTGACAATCGGACCTGCACGGTTTGCTTGAAAAGCAGTTTATCTATGCTATAATTTTCATTATTATATACAAAGTAAATAGTATTGAGAAAGAAGCCTATGCAGCAGATACGCCAGCCAAAAGTGGGTCCGATTCGCTTCTTGCAAAAACAGCAGCATAAACTGTTTCTGCGCACCACTGCGCTTATTTTATCCATACTTTTTCTCCTGCCTTCATTCACCTGGGCTTTTGAAACAGCCAACTATGCGGTACATCAAACCGGGCGGGTGAATGTCCGGCATCTGGGAAAATCCCTTCACCTGCCGGAGCGTTATGCACAGATTGACCGGGGATTTCAAGGGAATGACCGTCTGATTATTCATATCCAGGATTTACATTGCCATTACGAGGTACAGAAAAATATTGCCGGCGTGATCCGGTATTTGGCAGAGGAATACAATTTGCGTTTGGTTGGTGAGGAGGGCGCGTTTGATACTGTGAACCTCACCAAATTAAAATCATTTCCATTAAAAGAAGTCAGAGAGCAGGTTGGGGACTATTTTGTTCAACAGGGGAAATTGACCGGTGCGGAGTATTATACCGGCACAGCGGAAAAGCCGGTTCGGTTGGAAGGGATTGAAACCCCGGCACTTTATCTGGCCAGTGAGAAAGTGGTAAAATCTTTCCTGAATCAGGAGACACTGGGTTACTGTTATGATCTTCGCGAGCAGATGGATCTGCTCAAACCAACCATTTACAATTCGGCGTTGGCTGCTTTTGACCGCAAGCGCGTCGCCTATCGACAAAATACAATTGAATTGACTGATTACTGTGGTTTTTTACAAAAACAGGCGGGGAAACACAATCTGAGTTTTTCGCGTTACCCGAATATCACCGCGTATTTACAGGTCAAGTCTCCGGTCTTCGGACGCACGGTTGATGCAGACGCTTTTTACCGGGAAATCGATGCCCTGGACAGTGCGATACGGCGCAGTCTTTATACCAGCCAACAGGAACGCGAATTGGATGATTTTTACCATCGTCTGGATATTATTGAGAAGCTTTTAAATATTTCAGTCACGCCTTTCGAGCTTGCGGAATTTAGGAATTTCAGGTCCGCTTTTTTCATCGAACGCTTTACCCGGTTTATTGAACAAAATGTTGCAGGCGATGAGTATCATCTGGACCATTCGGTGTTTGAGTTGGACAACCATCTCAAGACAGTAGAAGATTTTTATCAGATGGCGCAGGAACGGAGCGTTCATTTTGTAGATAATCTTTCCCGGAAGATGGAACAGCAAAAAGAAAAAATCGCGGTCATGATTTCCGGCGGTTTTCATACCAATGAAATTTTAGCTGAACTCGAACGGCGGCGTTTTTCCTATGTCTCGGTGAAACCGCATTTTTCCCGAAATGATACTGTCAATCCTTATTTTAGTCTGTTGCAAAACCGGCAAACCCCGCTGGAAAAATTGTTGGCCAAAGATCAGAATATTCTGGCCTTGCGGACATCTTGTTTGGATGGGACCTATGCGCCGGATGCGGTTGTGCCCCTGGCGGAAATAGCCGACCTTCGGCAGCGGAATTTTGCCGCCAGGACGGAATTGATGCTGGAAAATGCAGCCGCAGTTGCCATGAAGATACGCGGGCTTTCATCCCGGGAGATTATCGAAAAAGTGGGAAGCCTATTACAGGGCTATGCCGCCAATGAGGCAGGTGTGGGGATTGACCTGGGTGAAGGCTTTGAGGAAAAAAATCGTGCGCTGGCAGATCAAAATTTGCTGGTGATTTCCAACCATCTGCGTGATGCCGATGGCGAAGCGGTGCAAACGGTTGCGGTTTGGGATCAAGCCCTGCCGCAGATAACCGAAATGGCAGGCAAGATTGAGCAAATTGATATCCGGAATAACCATTTTCTTTTTCTGCATGCCAATGCAGTCAATCAGGTGGTGGCCAAACTCCAGACCGCCCGGCAGCAGGGGCGGGTGTTGCAACGATTGGCTGCCGTGCTGCGAACAGGTCTGAGCGTACCGGTCCAATTAATCCGAACTGCGGGACAAAAGCGCTGGCAAGTACTGCGCAGTCGTGTTGCGGATTTTTTTGCAGCACCTGTCAGGGAAGCCGTCCAGGCCGGTTTGATTGGCAAGTACCGGGTTTTATCCGAACCGGTGTTTGATGCGGAAAAAGAGAGCGTCAGTTTTCAGGGATTCCATATTGAAACTGAAGCATTGGAGACGGTGACCCTCCGGGCAACCGTGATATGGGATGATCCGACTGCCTATCTGGAAGGCAAACTGGCCGTGCTGGATGAATGGCATGAGATGGATTCTCCCTTGCTGGAGAGAAAGGCGCTCGGTCTTTTGCCGCGTATCGCGGACTGGCTGGCGAATCAACATGAAATCCGGAAGATACTCATCCTTGATCCGGACAATCCCTATGGGATTCAGGGCATCGGTTCGGAAAATATGGTGGCAGTTTCCCAAAAACTCCAGCATGAACCCATGGCCTGGGTGCATGAAGTGCTCGAAGCCATGGTGGCATCAGGTGTGATCGGGATGGATGAACTTTTAGGTTATCTTGAGGACGATACCTGGTTTCGGGAAAAGATGAAACAACCGGGGCGCAGCAATCTGGAAAGCCATTATGCCATCCGGGCGATTCAGCATGAACTCAACGCCGGATATAATTACGATCTCAGCTACAATCTCAAAGGCAGGATGCCCCGCCAGGATATTTTAAGCAAAGTTAATGCTGCGGGCGTCGCGCTTGCGGATATTTCCGATGAGTTTTATTTTCAGCGTAGACAAGTCGCGACACTGGCAGAGGAGCAACAGTTGTTGGACCGGATGATTTCCCGTGCCCGGGAGCAACAGGAAGATTTGCAGACTGGAAAAATACGGGTGGAGCGGATGCTGGCAGAGGCGGAACGGAATTTTCGCACCAACCCTCTGCAATTGGATGCGGCGGAAAACCAGATGCGCAGCCGCGTTTTACTGGGGCGTCTCAGGCCAATGGATGCGGCCCTGATTTCAGAAATTGTGACATCCAGACTGGTTGCGGCTGTGTTGGAACAGGCGAAGACGGGCAGTGTGGATGGGTGGACCGAATTTCTACTGAAGCAAGGTATTTTTGAACTTGATTCGAAGGTTTACAATCAGGTGGTTCATGACCTGGGGCGGATCGTGGTTTTACGCCGGGAATTGGATTTGGAGCAACGACGTTTTGTATGGCAGC encodes:
- a CDS encoding prolyl oligopeptidase family serine peptidase; translation: MALRVLLIVGLLVFLSLVYIGLAFVMALMPGKIVSTVTPADFGMSYERVTLDTEDGLQLTGWFIPNPVSTAVIMVGHGYPYDKGNIFPSTRFLAGHFNLFYFDFRYFGESQGKFTTFGLDERKDIAAAMTYLKQRPGIDAGRIGQFGFSLSAAAFIQAHHSDVQVMVLDAPFLSLDAMIRDHYRYLIGPLKLPFVVVSKVYGRIFLKRNVDQASAFREIDGLICPVLFIHGEKDSQIPAWHSKKLYEACSAKEKDYWLVQDADHGETLVRDKAVYQQRVSDFFKKYLDVEAK
- a CDS encoding HAD family phosphatase, which gives rise to MQSQMDASTITLSKLEAVIFDMDGVIINGMPYHAQAWQETFRSVGLEITPEEVYEREGEAGPAAVTHFLNERGINATLEQVKEMIRKKETRYKEIARVEVFAGVRDFLDALHAQGKKLALVTGTARHELEISLPEDIKQRFEIIITGDAVTRGKPDPEPYLKSLTALGITPDQAIVIENAPLGIRSANAAGMRCLAVETSLSCERLTGALRCFDTIQALAAFLLST
- a CDS encoding response regulator, coding for MMPKILIVDDDEVALATAGKILENCGYSIDLVQNLCEAKQRISQTEYSAVITDMNMPDAKETSAIEVLHQLKCNLEIIVVSGYGTLDVAVKCMRAGASDFLIKPVSRNELVDAIERAVGRKEISRENVMLRGLNEMKDKFLTLVSHELRTPLTLIYGYLTILQRQSASLSTDQVDLLQIIMKSSKQLINIVNNIQTIAQADSGEMKIHVQSVLPRKLLADVLAEMKASISQRNLDIQLEAGKELEPFAGDPIRLHQVISELVQNSIRNTEDGGRIILGTFKRGEKIILWVRDTGIGIPAEEQSKIFEPFYEVADVKQHTSSNSRFGGGGIGIGLPLVRRVVEAHGGTIELDSTPGRGTTIELFMPVGTIAQNTPEFTDKLD